A stretch of Schistocerca americana isolate TAMUIC-IGC-003095 chromosome 3, iqSchAmer2.1, whole genome shotgun sequence DNA encodes these proteins:
- the LOC124606876 gene encoding methylated-DNA--protein-cysteine methyltransferase → MAKRMNKTRCLVNSCIVSSPIGNLYVRVCKQGLHFLSQSDETVGDNFQPDKSQEVRIICSEDGKSAQEQIAYTVMWLHTYFHEIQSLPNLALPSMCPSVGEGTFRGKVWNKLAEYVGPGCTVSYGELAKVSGHPGAAQAVGTAMATNPFQIIVPCHRVIRTDGTMGQYARGTRNEVKLWLLEHEGITSHKISRIKC, encoded by the exons ATGGCGAAAAGAATGAATAAAACACGCTGTCTGGTCAATTCATGCATTGTCTCGTCTCCAATAGGCAATCTGTATGTCAGAGTCTGCAAGCAAGGATTACATTTTCTGTCACAAAGCGATGAAACAGTTGGAGATAACTTCCAACCGGATAAAAG TCAAGAAGTAAGAATTATTTGTTCAGAAGATGGAAAATCAGCACAGGAGCAAATTGCTTATACTGTTATGTGGTTGCACACATATTTTCACGAGATTCAGTCTCTACCAAATTTAGCTCTTCCATCAATGTGCCCTTCTGTAGGAGAAG GCACATTTAGAGGTAAAGTGTGGAATAAACTTGCTGAATATGTTGGGCCTGGTTGTACAGTTTCGTATGGAGAATTAGCAAAAGTTTCTGGCCATCCAG GGGCTGCCCAGGCCGTTGGAACAGCAATGGCTACAAATCCATTCCAAATAATAGTTCCTTGTCACAGAGTTATTCGCACCGATGGTACAATGGGACAATATGCTCGAGGCACCAGAAATGAAGTTAAATTGTGGCTTTTGGAGCATGAGGGCATAACAAGCCATAAAATATCTCGCATTAAATGCTGA